Proteins from a single region of Sesamum indicum cultivar Zhongzhi No. 13 linkage group LG5, S_indicum_v1.0, whole genome shotgun sequence:
- the LOC105161793 gene encoding plant intracellular Ras-group-related LRR protein 6-like has translation MRMDTRSKSRMQMGSRRRRVMEEDENNKLEIVDLSGMCLEAVPNLPLNLAIISKLDLSNNNLQSIPESLTARLLNVVILDVRSNQLNSLPNSIGCLSKLKVLNVSGNLLHSLPRTIENCRSLEELNANFNKLTQLPDTIGFELQNLKYLYVNSNKLSFLPRSTSHLTNLRVLDVHLNCLRSLPEDLENLIKLQVLNVSQNFHYLTTLPYSIGLLISLVELDVSYNRITALPESIICLKKLQKLSVEGNPLVSPPMDVIEQGLHVVKEYLSDKINGTHENSSKKNSWFGKLAKWGSFNGVNALSVDGREGLFTLSPRRSVDGLASPRYMGMFSPRRLFSPKS, from the exons ATGAGGATGGATACGAGGAGTAAGAGTCGGATGCAGATGGGGAGCAGACGGAGGAGGGTGATGGAGGAAGACGAAAACAATAAGCTCGAAATAGTTGATCTTAGTGGGATGTGTTTGGAAGCTGTCCCCAATCTCCCTCTCAATTTAGCCATTATCTCCAAGTTAGACCTCTCCAACAACAATCTCCag AGTATTCCAGAATCATTGACAGCACGTCTACTGAACGTTGTCATATTAGACGTGCGTTCCAATCAGCTAAACTCCCTCCCAAATTCGATTGGATGTCTGTCGAAGCTCAAGGTTTTGAACGTGTCAGGCAATCTTCTTCACTCACTTCCTAGAACCATAGAGAACTGCAG ATCTCTTGAAGAGCTGAATGCCAATTTCAACAAGCTAACCCAATTACCAGACACAATAGGATTTGAGCTGCAGAACCTGAAATACCTTTATGTCAACTCCAACAAGCTTTCGTTCCTCCCTCGCTCGACATCCCACTTGACCAATCTACGAGTGCTAGACGTGCATCTCAACTGCCTCAGGTCCCTCCCGGAAGATCTTGAAAACCTCATAAAACTTCAAGTCCTCAACGTCAGCCAAAATTTTCACTACTTGACTACACTTCCATACTCAATAGGCCTTCTCATATCTCTAGTTGAATTGGATGTCAGCTACAACAGGATCACAGCCCTACCGGAATCCATCATCTGTCTCAAGAAGCTGCAGAAGCTGAGCGTTGAAGGGAATCCGCTCGTCTCGCCCCCCATGGACGTTATCGAGCAGGGATTGCATGTCGTCAAAGAGTATTTGAGTGATAAGATAAACGGGACGCATGAGAACTCGAGTAAGAAGAATTCGTGGTTTGGGAAGCTGGCGAAATGGGGTAGCTTTAATGGCGTAAATGCATTATCTGTTGATGGTAGAGAAGGGCTCTTTACACTAAGTCCTCGTAGGTCGGTCGATGGCCTGGCTTCTCCACGGTACATGGGGATGTTTTCTCCAAGAAGACTCTTTTCGCCCAAGTCCTAG